The following coding sequences lie in one Komagataeibacter sucrofermentans DSM 15973 genomic window:
- a CDS encoding SelT/SelW/SelH family protein, whose amino-acid sequence MTDPNPTTGRPDISILYCTRCNWLLRAAWMAQELLSTFGEELGSVSLIPASGGRFEVTVNSQLVWERKRDGGFPGPKELKQRVRDVIAPGRDMGHIDRNGGASG is encoded by the coding sequence ATGACCGACCCGAACCCCACGACTGGCCGCCCCGATATCTCCATCCTGTACTGCACGCGCTGCAACTGGCTGCTGCGCGCGGCATGGATGGCGCAGGAACTGCTCTCCACCTTTGGGGAGGAACTGGGCAGCGTCAGCCTCATCCCGGCCAGTGGTGGCCGGTTCGAGGTCACGGTCAACAGCCAGCTTGTATGGGAACGCAAGCGCGATGGCGGCTTTCCTGGCCCCAAGGAACTCAAGCAGCGCGTGCGCGACGTAATCGCGCCGGGGCGCGACATGGGCCATATTGACCGCAATGGGGGCGCATCCGGTTAG
- a CDS encoding DUF4112 domain-containing protein, whose amino-acid sequence MNASASSAASARPADIRAEVARLRKLATLLNAAFRMPGTQARWGLDTLIGLLPVGGTAIMAVPSLYIIWKSWTLGASQPVLARMLGNVLIEAAADLVPVLGDIFDTAFKADLRNVALLEAHLGLSTP is encoded by the coding sequence ATGAACGCTTCTGCTTCTTCGGCCGCCAGCGCGCGGCCTGCCGATATCCGTGCTGAAGTGGCACGGCTGCGGAAACTGGCGACCCTGCTCAATGCCGCCTTCCGTATGCCCGGCACGCAGGCGCGCTGGGGGCTTGATACACTGATCGGGTTGCTGCCCGTGGGCGGCACGGCGATCATGGCCGTTCCCTCCCTCTACATCATCTGGAAAAGCTGGACGCTGGGCGCAAGCCAGCCGGTTCTGGCGCGCATGCTGGGCAATGTGCTGATCGAGGCGGCGGCTGACCTCGTGCCCGTTCTGGGCGATATTTTTGATACCGCCTTCAAGGCCGACCTGCGCAACGTGGCCCTGCTGGAAGCGCATCTGGGCCTGTCCACGCCCTAG
- a CDS encoding glycosyltransferase family 9 protein, with protein MSKKAPHMATATRAMLADALGLLRQGQFAQARAVLEGCTPSPDVEILLAHAHAGCNRVQEAARLLCRQAVANPGARHPARDMLDLLLPHERVDEAEAVLRAVRQRAGQDIRTHDMLGELLLQRGRTAEAHAVLTDGLSLSPAQLTTGNLMAVCLMEQGEYAAGRDLLLYILEHHPRSAMTHANLAHLLAAWNRTDESLRVHARALALRPDDANLRLNHALTLLKNGQMAQGWAEYEWRRRLPGRERLPAARMLPVLEPDADLRGKTILITREGGLGDMLMMLRFVPVLAALGARVYVQAPDTLHGLIRRMDGVRRMFHDRQPVPFHDWHCPFLSLPHVLHRMANHAGAAVPYLRADAGRVQAWAPFLPARPTLRVGLVWGGASRPDVPAAHAMDRRRSIPLRSLAPLAGVPGISLVSLQMGTYAMQMMDMPAGMRLHDPMETVRDMDDTAALITGLDVVVSVDTSVAHLAGALGCPVILLDRFDNCWRWLSGRTDSPWYPTLRIIRQIRTGQWDDVVRRLCSMLAKRDLPPSRLQPTS; from the coding sequence ATGAGCAAAAAAGCCCCCCACATGGCCACCGCAACCCGTGCCATGCTCGCCGATGCGCTCGGCCTGCTGCGCCAGGGTCAGTTCGCCCAGGCCCGTGCCGTGCTCGAAGGCTGCACGCCTTCCCCCGATGTCGAGATCCTGCTGGCGCATGCCCATGCGGGGTGCAACCGGGTGCAGGAGGCGGCCCGCCTGCTATGCCGGCAGGCTGTCGCCAACCCCGGCGCCCGCCACCCGGCACGTGACATGCTCGACCTGCTGCTGCCCCATGAGCGCGTGGATGAGGCCGAAGCCGTGCTGCGCGCCGTGCGCCAGCGCGCGGGGCAGGATATCCGCACGCATGACATGCTGGGCGAGCTGCTGCTGCAACGGGGCCGCACAGCGGAAGCGCATGCCGTGCTGACCGATGGGCTGAGCCTGTCACCCGCCCAGCTCACCACCGGCAACCTCATGGCCGTGTGCCTGATGGAACAGGGCGAATACGCCGCCGGGCGCGACCTGCTGCTCTATATTCTCGAACACCACCCCCGCAGCGCCATGACGCATGCCAACCTCGCGCACCTGCTGGCGGCGTGGAACCGCACCGATGAGTCGCTCAGGGTTCATGCCCGCGCCCTCGCGCTGCGCCCCGATGATGCCAATCTGCGCCTGAACCATGCCCTGACCCTGCTCAAGAACGGGCAGATGGCGCAGGGCTGGGCCGAATATGAATGGCGGCGCAGGCTGCCCGGCCGCGAACGCCTGCCCGCAGCACGGATGCTGCCCGTGCTGGAGCCGGATGCCGACCTGCGGGGCAAGACCATCCTCATCACGCGCGAGGGGGGACTGGGCGACATGCTGATGATGCTGCGCTTCGTGCCGGTGCTGGCGGCCCTGGGCGCACGGGTGTACGTGCAGGCCCCCGACACGCTGCATGGCCTGATCCGCCGCATGGATGGCGTGCGCCGCATGTTCCATGACCGCCAGCCCGTGCCGTTTCATGACTGGCACTGCCCTTTCCTCAGCCTGCCGCATGTGCTGCACCGCATGGCGAACCATGCAGGTGCTGCGGTGCCCTACCTGCGGGCCGATGCGGGGCGCGTGCAGGCCTGGGCGCCCTTCCTGCCCGCGCGCCCCACATTGCGGGTGGGGCTGGTATGGGGCGGGGCCAGCAGGCCCGATGTGCCCGCCGCCCACGCCATGGACCGCAGGCGCTCCATCCCGCTGCGCAGCCTGGCACCGCTTGCAGGAGTGCCAGGCATCTCGCTGGTCAGCCTGCAGATGGGCACCTACGCCATGCAGATGATGGACATGCCCGCCGGGATGCGCCTGCATGACCCCATGGAAACCGTGCGGGACATGGATGATACGGCGGCCCTTATCACAGGCCTCGATGTGGTGGTGTCGGTCGATACGTCGGTGGCCCATCTTGCTGGCGCGCTGGGCTGCCCGGTCATATTGCTCGACCGGTTTGACAATTGCTGGCGCTGGCTTTCAGGCCGCACCGACAGCCCGTGGTACCCCACGCTGCGCATCATTCGCCAGATCCGCACCGGGCAGTGGGATGACGTGGTGCGCAGGCTGTGCAGCATGCTGGCCAAGCGCGACCTGCCACCCTCGCGCCTGCAGCCTACTTCCTGA
- a CDS encoding FAD-linked oxidase C-terminal domain-containing protein — protein MTDTPASPTARLQAALSAIRAGGLAGQVSTSPSVLEAHSHGEAMEAACLPAAVVFARKTEDVATVLRACHAHAVPLVAFGAGTSVEGHVTPAEQAISLDLSEMTAIVGMNPEDLDCRVQAGLTRQALNAQIRDTGLFFPVDPGGEATLGGMCATRASGTAAVRYGTMKENVLGLTVVLATGEVIRTGGRVRKSSTGYDLTSLFIGSEGTLGIITEVQLRLHGRPEALSAAVCQFADLNDAVRTAIEIIQCGIPISRVELLDDVQMAASIRYSKLDGYQDLTTLFFEFGGAPASVQEQVAAVEAIALSNNGLAFAWADTAEERTRLWKARHDAFWAAKAIEPTARVISTDCIVPISKLGELIAGVREDIAASGLRVPLLGHVGDGNFHSLIITDDTPAGHARALELDRRIVHRALALGGSCSGEHGVGMGKLEFLETEHGAGTLAVMRALKHAMDPLNILNPGKLLPPGPLYQG, from the coding sequence ATGACTGACACGCCCGCCTCGCCCACAGCCCGCCTTCAGGCCGCCCTGAGCGCCATCCGCGCCGGCGGGCTGGCCGGGCAGGTCAGCACGTCGCCCTCGGTGCTCGAGGCCCACAGCCATGGCGAGGCCATGGAAGCCGCCTGCCTGCCCGCCGCCGTGGTCTTTGCCCGTAAAACGGAAGATGTGGCTACCGTGCTGCGTGCCTGCCACGCCCATGCGGTGCCGCTGGTGGCCTTTGGCGCCGGCACGTCGGTCGAGGGGCATGTCACGCCGGCCGAACAGGCCATCAGCCTCGACCTGTCCGAGATGACCGCCATTGTCGGGATGAACCCCGAGGACCTGGACTGCCGTGTGCAGGCCGGGCTGACGCGGCAGGCGCTCAATGCGCAGATCCGCGATACGGGGCTGTTCTTTCCGGTTGATCCGGGTGGCGAGGCCACGCTGGGCGGCATGTGCGCCACGCGCGCCTCGGGCACGGCCGCCGTGCGCTATGGCACCATGAAGGAGAACGTGCTGGGCCTGACCGTGGTGCTGGCCACGGGCGAGGTGATCCGCACCGGGGGGCGGGTGCGCAAGTCGTCCACCGGCTATGACCTGACATCGCTGTTCATCGGCTCGGAAGGCACGCTGGGCATCATCACCGAGGTGCAACTGCGCCTGCATGGCCGCCCTGAGGCGCTTTCCGCCGCCGTATGCCAGTTTGCCGACCTCAATGACGCCGTGCGGACCGCGATCGAGATCATCCAGTGCGGCATTCCCATCAGCCGGGTGGAACTGCTCGATGACGTGCAGATGGCGGCCTCGATCCGGTATTCGAAGCTGGACGGCTATCAGGATCTCACCACGCTGTTCTTCGAGTTTGGCGGCGCGCCTGCAAGCGTGCAGGAGCAGGTGGCGGCGGTCGAGGCCATTGCCCTGTCCAATAACGGGCTGGCCTTTGCCTGGGCCGATACGGCGGAGGAACGCACCCGGCTGTGGAAGGCCCGGCACGATGCCTTCTGGGCCGCCAAGGCCATCGAGCCGACCGCGCGCGTCATTTCAACCGACTGCATCGTGCCGATCTCGAAGCTGGGCGAACTGATCGCGGGCGTGCGGGAGGATATTGCAGCTTCCGGCCTGCGCGTGCCGCTGCTGGGGCATGTGGGCGATGGCAATTTCCACTCCCTCATCATCACCGATGATACGCCCGCGGGTCATGCCCGGGCGCTGGAGCTTGACCGCAGGATCGTGCACCGGGCGCTGGCCCTTGGTGGCTCATGCAGCGGCGAGCACGGCGTGGGCATGGGCAAGCTGGAATTTCTCGAGACCGAGCACGGCGCGGGCACGCTCGCGGTCATGCGCGCGCTCAAGCACGCCATGGACCCGCTCAACATCCTCAACCCCGGCAAGCTGCTGCCGCCGGGGCCGCTCTATCAGGGTTAA
- a CDS encoding DMT family transporter: MNMAFLTSGMMLAFAAFSSFSISDAYSKLLAGQLDPFEVAFSGGVFGFLIIPFIRNKNESYKDIFAPTHPLMWVVRAVATFAATAASVEAFMLLPMPEALSLMFLMPLFVTILSVTLLHEKVSGWAWLSVILGFVGVLIVLRPGVRALHLGHLCALVAAIANAVGVIAYRLAGNDTPRLSLFGSSLFGPLVGDGVLMLAHAHWPHGLKTWMFLFGYGFLAALGQLFMMMATARAPANRVALPQYSQMLWAVAFSYFLFHQPLDGWTFAGIVVVTLSGMINWIRQHIVYEELILKERRAARRRAETHVPDRA, from the coding sequence ATGAACATGGCCTTTCTTACCTCGGGCATGATGCTGGCATTTGCTGCATTTTCCTCGTTCTCGATCAGTGATGCCTATTCCAAGCTGCTCGCAGGCCAGCTTGACCCGTTCGAGGTCGCCTTCTCGGGGGGCGTGTTTGGCTTTCTCATCATTCCATTCATCCGTAACAAAAACGAATCCTACAAGGACATCTTTGCCCCCACCCACCCGCTGATGTGGGTGGTGCGCGCCGTGGCCACCTTTGCCGCGACGGCCGCCAGCGTAGAGGCCTTCATGCTGCTGCCCATGCCCGAGGCCCTCTCGCTCATGTTTCTCATGCCGCTGTTCGTCACCATCCTGTCCGTGACATTGCTGCATGAGAAAGTGTCGGGCTGGGCGTGGCTTTCGGTCATACTGGGTTTTGTGGGCGTGCTGATCGTGCTGCGGCCCGGCGTGCGGGCGCTGCATCTGGGGCATCTGTGCGCGCTGGTGGCCGCCATTGCCAATGCCGTGGGCGTGATCGCCTACCGGCTGGCGGGCAATGACACGCCCCGGCTCTCGCTGTTCGGCTCAAGCCTGTTCGGCCCGTTAGTCGGTGATGGCGTGCTGATGCTGGCCCATGCGCACTGGCCGCACGGGCTGAAAACATGGATGTTCCTGTTCGGCTACGGCTTTCTTGCCGCCCTTGGCCAATTGTTCATGATGATGGCCACCGCCCGCGCACCCGCCAACCGCGTGGCCCTGCCCCAATACAGCCAGATGCTGTGGGCGGTGGCGTTCAGCTACTTCCTGTTTCACCAGCCGCTTGATGGATGGACCTTCGCGGGCATTGTCGTGGTCACGCTATCGGGCATGATCAACTGGATCCGCCAGCATATCGTATACGAAGAACTCATCCTGAAGGAACGCCGTGCCGCCCGGCGGCGGGCTGAGACCCATGTGCCTGATCGGGCCTGA
- a CDS encoding AEC family transporter, whose protein sequence is MLSTIIAAMLPLIVVFVLGYRAGWHHDFDGTHVAVLNRLVMLYAFPLNLFVGIAHMPRTILAGQMPLAASVFGLMCASFGVAYLVSRHVAHRGGAAAALQGLAIGAPSVPFIGSAMLPVLIGHDSTAVAISAAVFAMVLVQTPVCMMMLGHDATVADGASVSFMGQVRAALKEPIVWAPLLATLLVVLNVHLPRSLLGAMGLLGNTATGVALFASGVVLFLQRVHITLPVVMTVLARNIVVPAGAWLVLAVLGMPHDVIRATVLTLSIPVGTVVVILAVRFKTDEQEAASTLFLSAVASVLTMVLFILLTTPR, encoded by the coding sequence ATGCTTTCGACCATTATTGCCGCGATGCTGCCGCTCATTGTGGTATTTGTTCTGGGGTACCGTGCCGGGTGGCACCATGATTTTGATGGCACGCATGTTGCCGTTCTGAACCGGCTGGTCATGCTCTATGCGTTTCCGCTCAACCTGTTCGTGGGCATTGCCCACATGCCGCGCACCATCCTTGCAGGCCAGATGCCACTCGCGGCTTCGGTCTTCGGGCTCATGTGCGCAAGTTTTGGCGTGGCGTATCTGGTGTCGCGGCATGTGGCGCATCGTGGCGGGGCGGCGGCGGCATTGCAGGGGCTGGCCATTGGCGCGCCCTCGGTGCCTTTTATCGGGTCCGCCATGCTGCCGGTCCTGATCGGGCATGACAGCACGGCGGTTGCCATATCGGCTGCCGTCTTCGCCATGGTGCTGGTACAGACGCCGGTCTGCATGATGATGCTGGGCCATGATGCAACCGTGGCGGATGGCGCATCGGTCAGTTTCATGGGGCAGGTGAGGGCCGCGCTGAAGGAGCCGATCGTGTGGGCGCCGCTTCTGGCTACGCTGCTGGTGGTGCTGAACGTGCATCTGCCCCGTTCGCTGCTCGGCGCCATGGGCCTGCTGGGCAATACCGCAACAGGCGTGGCGCTGTTTGCATCAGGCGTGGTGCTGTTCCTGCAGCGCGTGCACATTACGCTGCCGGTGGTGATGACGGTGCTCGCGCGCAACATTGTCGTGCCCGCCGGGGCGTGGCTGGTGCTGGCCGTGCTGGGCATGCCGCATGATGTCATTCGCGCCACGGTGCTTACGCTGTCCATTCCCGTGGGCACGGTCGTGGTCATTCTGGCAGTCCGCTTCAAAACCGATGAGCAGGAGGCGGCCTCAACCCTGTTTCTCAGCGCGGTTGCCTCCGTGCTGACCATGGTGCTGTTCATCCTGCTTACCACGCCGCGCTGA